The DNA window ACCCGATACCTATCGCGAGCCAGCGCACTACTCCGCGCAACACGGTCGATCGATGCTTCGCCATCGCGAGAATCTCCTTGTGCGCTGGGACTACAGGCGGGTGATGACGTAGCCGAGCGGCCGTTGGACGGTCTCGCCCTCGCACTCCGCATCGAGTGAGGTGAACCTGTCGCCGCTGTCGGTGACCTTGCAGGCGAACAGCCGAGCGGTCTGGCGGGCGAACGTGGGAGCCTCCGGCCAGGCGTCGCCCACCCAACGGTGCTTGGTCTTCCCTTCGCAGGTGGCGTCGTCGGTGACGAACTCGTCGGTGCCGTCGGCGCACGAGTACAGGTCCACGCCGTTGGGCAGTCGCTTCATCGACACCATCCCCTGGGCACCTGCCGGTCGGTAGCCAGGGCCGGGAACGTTCGTGGTCGTCAGCTGGTCGCGGGATCCGTAGCCCTGCTCGTAGCGGATCAACTGCCAGTAGGCCAGTGCGTGGCCGAGCAGACCCTCTTGGATGTACTGGTCGCCTTCGCAGTTCTCGTCGGTGGTGTTGAAGTGGTCACCCGTTCCCGGTACGGCGCAGCGGTAGATCGGGATGGACTCGACGTCCGGTGGTGGGCTCTTGTAGACCAACCCGATGTCGCCGATCCGCGTGCGTCCCTCGCAGGCCGGATCCGCCGAGGAGAACTGGCCCCGGTCGTAGCTGCAGGAGTAGAGCATCCGCGTGTTGGTCTCCTCCGCGGGCGCGGGAGTGCCGAGCGCGCCCTCGAACCGCATGTCGGCCGGGACAGGTCCGTTGGTGAAGAAATGTCCTCGGCCGTCTCGACTGACGTACCGGTTGAACTGCCCGGCGCGCACGTTCGGGCGCGACGTGACCGGGCTGAGGTTGTCGGCCTGGAGCTGCTCCTTGGTCAGCACTCCGGAGTAGACGTGCAGGTCGTCGATCGCGCCGTCGAAGCGGGACACCGCGGCCCTGTTCAGTTTCGCCCTACCCAGAACGAGATTGCCACCGACGTGGGCACTGGGTCGTGCCGGGGCCACGTGCTCGTAGCCGTTGACGTACAGCCGCACCTGGCCCTTCGCGGCGTCGTAGACCGCGCCGAGGTGTGTCCACTCGCCATCGCGCGCGGGGTCCGCGGACATCACGGTGATCCAGGACGGGTTGGCGCTGTCGGCTGGGGACAGGAACATCGCCCATCGACCCGGCGCCTGTCCCGCGATCGGCACGTACTGCAAGGAGAATCCGGACGACAGCGGCCCGTCCTGGCTGACGATGGTGTGCGCCTTCGTGCTCGCCGCGTCCAGCTTGACCCGCGCGGTGACCGTGAAGCTTCGGTCGGTACGCACCGCCTGCTTAGAGGTCGGGACCTCGCCCTTGACCCCGTCGAGCACTACCGCGCCGTCGCCGACCACCCCGGAACCCCAGGTGGTCCCGGGAACGATCCGCCCATTTGTGTAGTTGCCGGAGACGTCGTTCGCCGTCGTCCCGGCGCCCTCGTCGAACGGGAGGAACACCTCCTCGGCGGTGGGAGTGTTGGCGAGGGTCCCGATCTCGCTGTCGGCGAGCATGCGGTCGAAGACTCGTACGTCGTCGACGGAGCCCGGCCAGAAGTCGACCGGTTTCCCATTCCACATCGAACGTCCGATCGTCAACGGGCCGGTCGCCGTGAACCCACCCGGGTGCGTTCCGGAGGCCGTCAAGGCGCCATTGACGTAGAGCCGGAGCTCCTTCGAACCGGAGTCGTACATGCCCGTGAGGTGGGTCCAGACACCGAGCTGGACGCTCGAGGAGGACACCACCCGATCGTGCCGGTCGCCACCACTCGGGATGTCGGCGGCGAACATCGCGAACGCCCACTTGCCTTGCGGCGTTGCCTGGAGCTGGAACCCCGCCGTGGTCTTGCTGTCCATCGAGACGACGGACGGGTATCCCGCGAGACGATCCATGCGCGCCCACGCTGTGACCGTGAACGTGTTGGCCGTGTCGACCGGCGCGCCGCCGGTGGTCGTCACCGACTCCGTGGCGTCGAAGCCCAGCCCGTCGCCGTCGCGTCCGGAGACCCACTTCGACCCACCGCCGGGCACCATCCCGCTGACCGTCCCGTGCCGGCCGCCCGCCGTCACGTCGGGCACCGATGGCGTGTAGCGCCCGCCCTCCAATGGCCAGTGCCCGACCGGCGGCGGTGTCGCCGACCCGACCCGGAACCGGTAGCCACCGGGTTCCCAACCACCGTTGGGATCTGGCTTCTGGTAGACGTCAGAGACGTTCAGCGCGCGGTCCACGGCACGGACGTAGAGCTCATTGGGACCGTCCCTTGGTGGGGTCGCTCGGATGATCGCCCTTCCGTTCGTCGCCGGGACGAACGAGGGCGACTTGAGGTCGACGATGGGCAGGTCCTGGAAGTTCAACGCCCATTGGTATCCGATCACGTCGGGGTCGGTGGAGGTCGCGGTGAACGCGCCGGTCTTGCCCACGTAGCCGGCGATCTGGCCTTCCGGATAGTCGGTCGAGGTGAGTGCCGGGCGACCCGGCGGCCTCGTGTCGACCGTCATGCCACACCACTGCGCCCACGCGCTCCACACCAGCTGCCCGTTGTAGGAGATGCCGTCGGTCGCGCGGACCCGCCAGCCGATCTGGTTGCCGTCCTGGAAGTGGCCGGCAGGGATCGTCGCCGAAACCGTGGTGTTGTTGCCGTGGGCGGCGGTACGGATGCGACCCACGGCGCCCTTGCCCCACTCGTGCCATTCGAACTCGAGGCTGACGTTCTGGCGGTCCGGGTCGGACACGTTCGCGCGCAACGTGGGCCGCGGCGAGTAGGTGAACGCCTGGTTCGGATCGCTCGCGCAGCCGAGGCTTGGCCCTTGCCCCACGTTCGACCAGAGCTTGGTCGGCTTGCTGGCCGGCCAGTTGTACTGCACGAGGAGCGTGGCGGCGTCGAACCTCTTCCATTGGAACTTGTCGCCCTCGTCCACGGCCTTGGCCATGAACGTCGCGGTGGTCGAGCCCACGCTCAGCTTGCTGACGATCGAGCCGTGCACCGGGATGCCGACGTTGTTCGGCGGACAGGCCGCGCTGTAGCCGTGCGCGACATTGGGGGTCCACAGTGGGCTCGGCGTCGTGTTCGGCTGGGCTCTCCAGGTCGTTCCCGGGCTGATCGGATCGGTCTGCCAGACCTGGAACGGTGTCGGCGTACAGCTCGGTGAGTAGGCCAGGTGGAGGTTGAGCTCCGCGTCGTGGATCTGGGCCCCGCCGTGGAGCGCGGAGATGTTGAACTGCCAGTACGAACGGGCCGTATGGATGTCCCTGCATCCCGGCCAGTCGCAGCGGCCCACCTTGGCGAAGCCGTCGTCGTTGGCGCCGTTCCAGTACGACATGTCCAGGTGGCCCTTGAACACCTTGGTCCAGCCCGCGCCGGGAGCGGGATACCACGGGAGTCCGGGCACGGCGTTCGGCTGTACGCCGCGTTGGGCGTCGAGCTCCATGGTGAACTTGCCGTTCGGGTCGGCGAAGACTCGTTGCGACACGGTGCGCTGGCTCTTGACCTCGATCCGCTTGCCGGACCGCCTGGCCTGCTCCGAGGCCGTCTCCCGCTCGACCTCCAGGCCCGTCGGTGCCGCCCTCACCACTGGCGCCGCTGCCGTTGCCGACCGTGGTTCCGCGGCGATCACTCCCGCGGACACCACTGCCGCCGCCGTGAGTACGCCGACCACGCCTCGCCACATGTTCAAGACCCCTCCCCGAAGTGCTCCCCAGCACCACTGCGGG is part of the Tenggerimyces flavus genome and encodes:
- a CDS encoding LamG domain-containing protein, which codes for MWRGVVGVLTAAAVVSAGVIAAEPRSATAAAPVVRAAPTGLEVERETASEQARRSGKRIEVKSQRTVSQRVFADPNGKFTMELDAQRGVQPNAVPGLPWYPAPGAGWTKVFKGHLDMSYWNGANDDGFAKVGRCDWPGCRDIHTARSYWQFNISALHGGAQIHDAELNLHLAYSPSCTPTPFQVWQTDPISPGTTWRAQPNTTPSPLWTPNVAHGYSAACPPNNVGIPVHGSIVSKLSVGSTTATFMAKAVDEGDKFQWKRFDAATLLVQYNWPASKPTKLWSNVGQGPSLGCASDPNQAFTYSPRPTLRANVSDPDRQNVSLEFEWHEWGKGAVGRIRTAAHGNNTTVSATIPAGHFQDGNQIGWRVRATDGISYNGQLVWSAWAQWCGMTVDTRPPGRPALTSTDYPEGQIAGYVGKTGAFTATSTDPDVIGYQWALNFQDLPIVDLKSPSFVPATNGRAIIRATPPRDGPNELYVRAVDRALNVSDVYQKPDPNGGWEPGGYRFRVGSATPPPVGHWPLEGGRYTPSVPDVTAGGRHGTVSGMVPGGGSKWVSGRDGDGLGFDATESVTTTGGAPVDTANTFTVTAWARMDRLAGYPSVVSMDSKTTAGFQLQATPQGKWAFAMFAADIPSGGDRHDRVVSSSSVQLGVWTHLTGMYDSGSKELRLYVNGALTASGTHPGGFTATGPLTIGRSMWNGKPVDFWPGSVDDVRVFDRMLADSEIGTLANTPTAEEVFLPFDEGAGTTANDVSGNYTNGRIVPGTTWGSGVVGDGAVVLDGVKGEVPTSKQAVRTDRSFTVTARVKLDAASTKAHTIVSQDGPLSSGFSLQYVPIAGQAPGRWAMFLSPADSANPSWITVMSADPARDGEWTHLGAVYDAAKGQVRLYVNGYEHVAPARPSAHVGGNLVLGRAKLNRAAVSRFDGAIDDLHVYSGVLTKEQLQADNLSPVTSRPNVRAGQFNRYVSRDGRGHFFTNGPVPADMRFEGALGTPAPAEETNTRMLYSCSYDRGQFSSADPACEGRTRIGDIGLVYKSPPPDVESIPIYRCAVPGTGDHFNTTDENCEGDQYIQEGLLGHALAYWQLIRYEQGYGSRDQLTTTNVPGPGYRPAGAQGMVSMKRLPNGVDLYSCADGTDEFVTDDATCEGKTKHRWVGDAWPEAPTFARQTARLFACKVTDSGDRFTSLDAECEGETVQRPLGYVITRL